The window CCTGCAATAGTGTCTTATCTGCCTGAACAATTCGCTGAAGGTGCATAATTGTAGTAATATGCAAGTGATTTTAAATTTCTATTGTTTTTTATCTTTTTAGGAAGAAGATGAAttagatggtgatgatgatgatgacgatgttcATCTCTTGGAAAAATGTAACATGTTAGAAATGAGGATTGGTGAACTGGAACTTGAAAATACGGTACAGATCAATGAAAAGGCGTCAATGGATACAAAACTAGATCGAATGAAAAAGGAAAATGATCAACTCATGAACAGTATTCAGGGATTAAAACAAGACAATTCTGAACTAAAGAAACAATTACGAAGTGCTGGTAGTGAAACGGGTGATTTACAAAAGGAGCTTGAATCTTTGAAAAATGATATGTTGAGATTAAAGGATGTCCAGGatgataaaaacaatgaattggTCGAAACGCAGCAAAAGTTGGAGGAATATCGGACTGATTCTCGTAAAAAGAAGAGGCAGGTTCGTGAAAAGGATGACCAGATCTCTGATTTGAAGGatcaggttgaaaagaaaagtgcaGAGTCAGATAGACTTTCGAAGCGGTATGAAAATATCCTTGCACAACTGGAGGAGAAGACGTCATCTCTTGAGCTGAACCGGGTAGACTCAAAGATGATGAAGGAACGTGAGTCGCAGCTTGCAAAAGTTCAGGCGGAGTTAGAGAGAAAGAATCGGGAGTGTGCTGATATGATGAATAAGTACAACGCAGTCAGTACAGAGGTTCAGGATCTGCGAGCTGCTCTAGAGGAGAGCAGTCGCAGGCAAAATCAGCACACGGATAGCTTACAAACGCGGGATGAGCTAGTTGAGAGTTTGAACTCTGAGCTTTCCAAACTCAAAAGGGATTGTCAGACCCTTGAAAGACAGTCAAATGATATGTCAAAGGAGTTACAAGACACAAAGACAACCCTACGAGACAGTTTACAGATCCTTGACTCGCAGAAATCACGGGTCGATGAAAAAGATGAACAAATTCACGATTTGAAGAAACAGTTGGAGAAGCGCAATTATGATTTTGAAGATATGTTTATTAAGTGTGAGGATTTGACGTCAGAGTTGGAGCACATGAAGACAACGCTGGAAGAACATGAGGATGAACTTGATCAGGAGAAGGCAGAGTCTGATGAAAAGGAAGCAGAGATTGAGGACCTGAAACAAGTGGTTGCCAAGAAATCAGGTGACTGTGAGCTGCTGCTGAAGAAATACAACGAACTGCTGGCTGAGAATGATGATCTGAAAGCAGGTGTGGAAACTGGTCATGAGCTGGCGCTACTTGACCAGTTGGAGGAGAAGGAAGAAGACATTATCAAGTTGAGAGAAGATTTAGAAGATCGGACAGAGGACTGTGAGGATCTGTCCGATAGGATCGATGACTTGGAGCACCAGCTTGTTGATGCCAAGGCAGCATTGGTTGAGGCCGAACACCGTGCCAACAGACAACAGAATAAAGAAAGAAGAACGGAATCAGTTGATGTTTCTACTGAGACTGACTTTGATATTCCAAGTAGTGCAGTCCTGCCAGTCAAAATGGATCAAATCGTGCAGACATTTTTCGTGGAGCAAAAGCAGTCGCGATCGTTAGACAGTGATTACTCCTCAGACATTAACATAATCAAATCTCTGAGGTCAAAGGTTAAGGAGAACGAGGATAAATGCGATGAGTTAGATTTCATGAACATTAAACTGAATGAAAAGGTGCGAGCTCTCATGGAGCAGTATGACGGTGAGATCAAATCTTATGGTGCAAGAATTGACGATCttgtggagaaactgagacAAGAACAAATCAAGAAACGTCGGAAGCAAGAGATGGCCGTGGCGATGAGAGGTGAAGCAGTTGGGTATTCTAAAGATGTCGAACGAGAACTCTTGAAGGTGGAGCAGAAAATCGCTCAGGCGGAGACGGAACTAATCCAGCAGGAGAGTACAGCAGAGGAGTTAGAAAATCAAATTGGATCTGTGGAACTCAAGTTGTCCAGCCGCAAAGATGAAGATGAGGGGATGTCATCCCAGGAGGAGGGTTCGTGTAGTACAGTGTCTTCACCTGGAGTTAGCGATAGTGAACAAGATAGAGATGGCACTTTTGAACCGATCAGTTTGTTCCAGGATGGCCAGGATTATGACAACAATAACTCGAATCAGTTCTTCAGCAGGATACAGGGATTGCATGACAAGGTGGCGCAATCAAATGCTAAGCTGAAGGAAGTCTTGGGGATGTTGGATTCATCACatgaagaggaggaggaggaggatgtcACGCCTGCTTCTCAGGAGCAGACGCATGATGTCCGGCAACGTCTGGCGCAGTGTGAGCAACGTCTGCAGAGTATGACATCACGCCTTCAGAGCAATGAAAACTCCCACCAGTCTTCACATGCTTCAACCCCACCTTTAGGACATCAAACGTTGCGAGGAGTTATATCAACACACGAGTCAACATTATCTGTCTTGCAGGATTGCCGAAATCGTTTATCAGAATCTCTACACGGATTGGAATCCTACGACAATGCAGATACGCTGAACGATTGTTTGGAAGCGATCCGAGAAACCGTGACTGACATGATTCACCATGCCCAAAGTGAAGAATCAGCGATTAAGGATAATAGGACGACGCTATTGAGAACGTTACAAATGGCTGGGGAGGATGTGACTGATCATTTGGAAGAACCTCTGAGGTCAAGGTCGCGACCTAGGACTCCTGAAGTTGTCAAAAATATGACCAATGCTGAAAAATTGGACGTGTACGCAGAAAATGTTGCCCTTAAGTCCTTAATTGGTGGAGAAGCCTCATATATTAATCGCCATTGGCGGGAAGAGTTCATTCAAGAGAGAGATCAGTATTTTGAAGAGTTGCGGCTAGCAACAGAGAGAATTGGTGAACTGGAAGATACGGTAGATTATCTGACTGATGCCCTTGATGAGGAGCGGTCGCGTGGGATGATGTTGAAACGACAAGGATCACTTGATTCCTACGCTAGTTTATTCTCTGAGAGTATGATACATCACGGTATTGCCGTCTCAAAACTCCAGTCAATAGAACAGCAACGGGGGAACGAGCGAGATCGTATGCTTGCAGAAGTGCAGGAATTGAATGAGAAAATTGCACGTCTAGAGGATGCACTTCATAAAACTAGGAGTGAGAAACAATCAAACATTTCTGGCAGGAGTAATAACATGGCCAGGTCTGTGCCTGAACTTGCTACGGTGTTGTCTGAAAACATTACATTGGAAGCACAGAAGAGTGCTCTGATGAAGGAATACCAAGAATCTATGTTTACTATTCGCGAGCAACAAGTTAAAGAATTTAAAGTGTTCCATGATCGAATTCAATCCATGGAGTCCAAAATATCTGAACTGTCTGACCCCAATCAGTTGTCGCGTGCAAATTCTGCTGACAATCCGTTAATCAAAGCCGCTATATCTCGATCACAATCTGAAGTTGGTGCTAAACTTGAAAGTCTTCTCCCTCCTTCTTTATATGAGGAAGACTGGAGTGTTTATGGCCAGGCAACATCTCTAGTCTCCAAGGCCATGGCTCAAGCTGAACTGACCGTGCGTATTAACCGATTGCGTGATAGTCTGGTCAACTGCACATCGAAACAGGAGCAGTTACGTGTTCTGGATCAGGAGATGGACCTCGCACAGACAAAGTTACGTAGTAGAGAAAAACTCATGACAGAAATGGTGGACAGttataaagaaaagaaaatcaaCGATCTTGCACAGTTGATATCTAGCAATACTCTGTTACCGCTTTCCCCGGTGCAAAGTCAGTTTGAAAATGGCTCCATTGATGAGTTGTGGAGCCGCATTGAATCACACGAGACATCCTCAGTTAACAAAACAAACTACAATCGAGTTCTCTCAAAGTTATTGGGTATGGTCAATAAGCTAGCTGGGTTGTATAGAACTTTAGACATGGTTGGTGAGAGCTCAGAACTTCAGGCAAAACTGGAGGCATCAGTCCAACAAGAGGTCGAGGTCCTGACAGAGGAGTTGTTGTTGAAATGTGAGGAGACACCATCGACTGAGCAGGCTGGAATCATCACTGAGGAGTTTATGCACAATATGGTGTACAACCTGGCAGATATCCTGGCACAGAGATCAGCTATCGAGGCCCAGTTCCAGTACATCTCTGACCTTCAACAGAAATACAAGGTAAGTGTGACTTATATCCGTTACACTGTAATCCTAAAGCATGTGGTAGGGcttcattttaaaaagtaaCCTTCCCGACCAGATGGGGCCAAGTCAGAAGAATGGTggtttcaaatgaaaatatgtTGATGCTGAGATTTGGGAAAAGGTCGGATTTGAAACCAAAAGTGTATGTCTGATATTAGGCTTTTCAATACTGAGTGTAAAGTAAATGTCTTGTGTTGATATCTCTTCGACAGCTCTGGTATTGTCAAGTGTGGATGAATTCCATGAAGGTATCTAACTCTTGTCGTGAAGCTGTCGTCCATCTTATATTTGTTGTGTGCCTATAATGTTGTGCTAAtttgaaacagcagtgaccagcTTTCTAGCAAACTTCTCAATTCTGTTTTGAGTTTCAAGTCATACATTTCATAACTTTGGTGATGGGTTTATTTTGATAACCTCTTAATAAATAACTTATTACAGACTTTTCTAAAATCTTAATAACTTAAAATTTTCGAATATTAATCAAGATCAAAAGAGACCCATTCATACTGAATTTTCAATTTATCCTATGTTCCAACTGAGTGTCTTGAAACCATTTCTTTGGTTGTGATCTATTGTCCTTCAAACATTATGTTTACATTTCAGGATGAGCGAGATTCTGAGATTGCACCAGGCTTGATGTCGCCTGAAGAAATGGACTCGGTTTCACTGCCAGATGCTGCTACAGGTGAGATTTAGACCCTGAACTTGCTAACCAAGTTTGATAGGACTCGGGACAACCTGTAGTTTAACGAATTAGTCTTCACTACCAGCCTCTTTCATGCGGACTTGAAGCAATCCTGGACAAGATAGTAAAGGTCACTCAAGAGGAATGACTTGGCATGTCCACGGAACTCAGTCTTTCTCACCTATTCATACAACAATGCTTAGTTAATCTGAGGTCTATTTGATCTCAGCTGTAATCCGATTCCCGAAGCACAACCCTCCTCCCTATTGTAACATCTATCTATACAAAGCTAACCACATCAATAGATGTAACCTCTTCTTCACTCATCAAACATCAGAAATACTTCATTACTCATCTACACCGGTTCTGGCTTAAAAAGGCTTATTATTATCGATGAACCACATTCATCATCAAGTGTAACAATCTCAGTTTTATACTCTTCCCATGAATTGAACTCGTCCAAATCTTTTCTTCTTTAATATTTTAAAATTTGGAATTCTCTTGTCTCTATAGTTCTTTGACCATAATTTCTCCATAACTTTTCCAGTGTATTTTGTGTAATATTTGGGTGTAAGTAACACATTTCATCTGCTCAGAATGGTGTGTGCcccatttcaaagattttagttGATTGTTTTTAGGAAGGTCCCACAATTATTCTTAATTACCTGAAAGATTGATCTAGTTTACGACTGCATTTTGCATGGAAGGAACAAACTAACACCGATTCTTATATTCATGCAACCTTTGGGCTTGCATGATACACCCACTGACCCTACTGTATTTCTTTGAAATGGATGCAACACTTTTTATGTTGCATTCAACAATGCATCAATATCACTAGCTTTACCAATTGTCACTGGATCAAAATCTGTTGATGAAATGCCAGCCACTATTCACTTTCAATTTATTGGACATGTGTAGCCTTGGTTTAGCCAAAGTGGAGAGAAACTGCGTCATCATGCTTGATCCTGAGATGATCTCTAAATCTAGTGATATCCCATCTTCCTGACCTGTTCATGGTTCATCGATGTCTCACCAGTGCTTTTCAAGGAGTCACCATCCCTTGAAACCACACCGCTCACCTGTCGACATGCTAACTTCACGTCACGCAAACGCACAACGCATGCACACAACAGTCTTGGTTACATTAGTCATGTTTTAACTCGACAACAACACTCTAATTTCACCGTGAACAAACTTGTCAACCATTTAAACTAACATCAATTGATCTTCAAAGTTGCACTTGCATTAGAGCATCAAACCTTGAATGAATGTATGTGTTTTTGTGGCTTGGTGATAAGTAAATATATGTTTGTCTGTGAGTCCAACACAACGACATCTCAACTTCAGCTCAGTCGTGTTTTGATGATTGGTTTGTTGGGCCACTTGTATAAAGTGCTTGTGTTTGTAGCTTTACTAACCATCCTTCCCCTCTATAACCCGCAGCATGGCAATATAGAAGGTAAGATCTCACTCTTCTCCAACTGGTGGAACATTGTCATCATTTCTGTCTCTGCTAACCGTAATCTGCCAAACTGCACATCTTGTTTCTCACCACCAATTGTTGTCACTCTTTGTGTCTGCTGTTTGAAAGTAGATCATTACTTAGAGGCAGGGACCATCATTCTCTCACTTCATCATACTCTGCTTTAaaaaattcaagagaattttcTAGGATTTGGCAGATTTAGGTTTTTCATAGTTTCTGTCCTTTGCTTGAATCATGCTTTGTGGGTGTGGGGCACATCTGGTCAAACGTCATCAAGGTTTTTCAAACATGTATGGATGACTCTTTAGATACTCTCTGGATGTATGGAAATAAGACTATTTTTGTTAATATCATAGTGGTGTAACTCATCATGGCTTGCTCAATCTAATGAAATACTGCTTGTTCACTGGTGCTGAGTTCATTACCTCTCCTGTCTGAGGTGGAAGCAACACTTTCAACTGATCAACCTTGGTTTAGAATTCCTTTGATTTGATTCAGTAGTACATAGTCTTGTCTGTATTGGCATGGTGGTCTTGTTACTTTAAAATAGGGGTTTATACTTTTCGCACTTTGTATGATAGTCAATATTGGTAGCATAACTGAAGACAGTGCTTTAAAAACCAATGTTGTTCCTCGTGTCCCTGTTTCATGAATGATGGCCTTCACTATAGTGTTAACCTTCTGCATGTTTGCCAGCATGGGGGACCTCCACCATGGTACATTTGTGGTAAAGCTCCAACATCTAATCGGTTGAAGAGCTGTACTGATACTTCCATTACTGATGACATCTTTGTAAACTTAtactttaacaccttcagcgccgaaccacgtaaatctacgtggcccaaatccccacTCTGagttggttatcggagtctaatggacttcatgaaagaactacgccatcgccatcttcagggcaaggcagaactgaaaagaccgtttggtcttttcaattcctgccgtgccctgaagatggcgatgtcgTAGttcttcatgaagtccatgagactccgataaccagctcaaaggggggggatttgggcgtagatctacgtggttcggcgctgaaggtgttaaattcAGTCAGATACCTTTTATTACTTGGGCATCTTGTCTCTCAGTACATTAATCTGTGTTATCTATGTATTTGCAGAGAACGACCCACTCTCAGGCGGTATCAATTCAATGGCGGATATTATTAATGACCTGCCCAGTGATGAAGGAGAGGCGGATTTGACTATTGACCTGATTTCACCCGTTTTAGACATAGAGAGTTTGCCGCGTGTTGACAATGATGCTGTTGATGGTACAGAGGATGGTGACTCTGTTTTCACAACAACTACGAACTCGTCTGATAAGAGTCAGGTCGTCGAGATGTTTAAGGAAAGGTTGCAGAACGTTGGGAAGAATACTGAGGCTGTGAGGCCGAGGGAGCGACGCGAGAGGAACAGTCGTGGTTCTTTGAGTGGTGAGCGAAGGGGTAGGAGCTCAACCAGCAGTGAGACATCTGGTGTTTCTGAGTCAGGTGCTGCGAGAGGGGTGAGGGCAAGGGTTCTTGACCATAGTGCCAGGTCTAAGAGTACTCCAGATGTTGTCATTAACCTTGAGCAGAGTGGCTTCACGCCCATTGGTGACTCTGACAGTCCTCGACGTAGTTCTGATAGACAATCTCGTATTACTGTGAAACGCACTCCAGCGATGGTTGTTAGGCGGCCACCATCTCCACTCAGAAAAGCCACCTCACAGCCAAGTCTTGTTGTTGGTACACCAAAATCTCGTCGAGGAACCTCCCCAGTAAGACGGCgacctgcttcaccagccagaCGGGGTACTTCACCGGTGAGGAGAAAGACTAATCCTGCATCTCGCCGCCCGCCCTCACCAATCTCTTCAGCTGCCCGGAGAACGTCTTCTGCTGGTCGAGCCAAGAAGCCACCCACTAACCTCCAGCCTCTGTCACCAATACCATCTTTGCCCTTGAGACCAAGGAAAAAGATTGTCATCAAGTCACTACAAGCTCCTAAACTCCCCAAGAAAATGCCACCGATGAAAATGACTCCTAAAAAGATGGAAGATCGTTTTGTTCCCTCATTTAGCTTGCACCGTGAGCCAGCACCGCCTGGTACAGAAGTCCAGGATATATTCAAATGATGGTCTTCCTCTTACAACTATTTCTTCCCTGTTTTAACCTAATCATACAATCCTAACTGTTCTATGACTCTCAAGCTAAGTTTTTGGTGCATGGGCCTTTATCTAATttgaatcaaaaatggaaattgATTATGTTGGCTGTTTTGATGCTGAGTATAAATCAATTAGGTATTTGGGATACTAAAACTCTATGTCGTAGGTCGTACTTTGACCGAACTGATTATGATGTTGATTTAACACGTTCAACATCAGATAACTTTAAATTTTACTTGAAGCTTTTGTGTCATTTATGAACCAGTTTTGCATTCATTGCAAAGCGAAGTAGTTTCTGAGATTATTGAAGAATTGTTCCAATTTCCTTGACCAAAGAAAAAGTTTTCTTGACATTGTCCAATGTGTGTCCTTATTAACATCAGCCCCATAGTTTTCGCGTGGAGGCTCAAAAGGACAATGACATCTACCTCTGAAGAACCCTATAGGTGTTGCTTGGTACACAATGCTATATCTCTGACAACCTTTAACCATGATGGCTTTCACCTGATTTTgatattatttttattttgaggacttttaattttatatttttatgcATGGGCTACATTCCATACTTATTTTCAGTGTTTTATGCCATTTTGCATCATTGTAAAGTAGAAATTGTATGTTTTTAGCAGTTTATTTATGGGGTCATTCCCCCGACTAAGTACGTGTACAGTACATACACAAGGGTGAGAAAAGATAGGATTGAATTTGTCAGCCTTCTGCTCTCTGCCTAAGGCAGGAACGTAGAATCTCTTGAACCATGGTGTCCTTTCATGAGGAAAAGCTCCTTGACAATTTTCTGCAGAATTACACCCCAGTAGAATAAATATCATCTAGATTTcgaattttgatcaaattaGGAGAAATTAGGAGAAATGATCAGTGCATTGTACTTAAAGAATGACCCCTGTATGCACTGCTGGTTTTCCAATCTGTTTTGTTTGTGTCCCAAGAAATGGGCTTGAAATCTTGTAAAAAATTCAATACTGTAAATATTTCAGGAGCTACTGCAACTTTCTTGCTTGCCACAGCACTTCAGAATGATATTCCAGTTGTGTTGGCTCCTGGTCTAGTTTACAGTATTTTCAATAGCAGCTTGATTGGTGTCCTGTCTGAACCTTTGCAAGTGGTTGTTCAGACCACACAAAATGTAAGTTCCCATGAACTTTCAGACAGTACGACCCGGTGTATTTATATATCCGAACTTTCGATTTCATTGTACTTTCGTTTATTTCTGTTTTATTTCCTAGTCTGAATTAGGAAATGTCTAATCCTGCTGCTATGTCCAATTTTATGTTGTAGTGTTTTCTCATGCTTCTTGCAGTGTGATTCATTCATGTTTTGAACAGACACTTCAAGTTAAAAGTTTCCGTTGATGGTAGGAATAGTTTCAAAATTGTTGGTGAATGGTGAAGAAGTTGGAGTGgacaaaactgaaagaaatactAGATATCTCAAATAAGTTAAATTACTCCCCCAAAAAAGAATATGGTGGCAGATTCCAAGGTAAATAGTGTCAACTTACTGGGCACTAATTGATCAGTACTGAAAGACACACATAATTGATTTGTCTATAACATAGATGTAAGTGATTACCCCTTCATTCAGAACTATGCAAATAGAGtccttcaaatattttcttgtgTATCTATATCCTTTTATCTGTGGCAAGTAATGTGAACTAATATTGGTTTGTTAAactgtacatgattgtataacTAAACTTATGATAAGTTGCAGCGTTCTGTGACCATCACTTCTCTTATAATAAGAAACAGTTCAAAATGTTCCTAACTTCCTAATCTTCACTAGTCTTAGGAATGTGTAATTGGTGATAGTGATTCGTTAACTACACATATACAAATGTAGATGTTGTGAAAGTAATCAATCATGTTCATAGTAAGTTATTTGTAATTACATTTTAGCTAGGGTTCAATATGAAATGTAGATGTGACATGTCCAGTTACTACTATTACTTTATGTAAAGCTTTTAACCATAATATTGTGTTTATGTTTATACAACTGTCCATATTATCAGTATATTATGCATCTTACGTGTTTAATACCAGGTCACGCCctgtatattttgtaaatagCAGAGATGATAATGATGTAATTACAAATGATAATAAATCCTTGATCAGTATTATAAAACATGTTTTAAGTTTTATTTGCACTGTCTTTGATAAATAGTTGAAACTGCAACAGACTGCTGACAAAGTTAAAACTGTTAACCATCTGGAGGAGTGAAGTTCTTAAAGAAATGCAGTGACTGGAAAGAAGAGAGAATCCGATAATCATCGGTTATTGTGCCTTGACAGTCGTCTGGCTCATTGACTCTGGTTATC is drawn from Lineus longissimus chromosome 1, tnLinLong1.2, whole genome shotgun sequence and contains these coding sequences:
- the LOC135494866 gene encoding rootletin-like isoform X1, with the protein product MAAKCKKFEANIFNKNKCGVCFKSKHEHSAAALECSKAARKISKCGYLFIAPDLTARRWQRRFFILYDDGELTYSVDENVGTVPQGVMDMNECEDVFDAEEQSGHEFSIAIVVPQKTYYVKGTSREEINRWHDVLVMYPRSIKTKVKRTLPPTPSSPSKKPVEISPSYSQPQPTPTHKPLTLSHSQPVTSSGPTRPLLSSARFGNSFDLPGVDASQSALASTLQPALAEIREPVLTREPLRDSIHSTSLQHESPPEPRSYDQYPSSNSSQDNDNLGGSLKHSKSDHGLNDVTAGAMHLTPPVSYRGVRSLKHKHDDRYHDGLRKSNSLHDLPTCSTSNSQDDLTDKFLSKDWYKASPNGLGSSSLSPQNTYTGVSKNKVVRARSFSSPSSSQYEPEKPRTLFHTLLDEQLNPKPQSSYYAKLAGVPKSKVDYTDRQRAHERRKTQPEIRYLDTNRTDMPSLKRRSSFQGDNSKNGMAREPSPPDTVFKYGRRGLESLASEYANANTMPQSPEKKSRPSPEKTSPKNSEPAPQVPEKRFDRDEESMDAEDGACLKKGWLHKQGASDKEWSKYWFVLHGDALKYFKDSRAEELNTLDGRIGLSYCYEVAEVDATKNYGFKVRTRNGSYILSAMTSGIRNNWVQALTKYVKKPGSVVSSPAQSDTQSPKTTRSGARLRRTLPHIGSKSVSENESPSDFNRRNTVDSVKLGKPEVTDPYKSPIEPTESAAARRRSDRLSERLSERRLRRSSIEHVSDRPSRRARTLRQAQVDETSSCGSQTSIPEVAASSATNSEAAPSPKSPKHDSSHYHRRRSDASRFRSRHHSSGSEYGSNDSLSLLKEPETRLLAKSPIEKKLDKLRSRSGSRVKSPPPPSTEERVVLDMSVRSASSTDERAVVELLETEVESLQNQLERAQKELLSVHKDNINLKTQIRLKKEKEKEEEDELDGDDDDDDVHLLEKCNMLEMRIGELELENTVQINEKASMDTKLDRMKKENDQLMNSIQGLKQDNSELKKQLRSAGSETGDLQKELESLKNDMLRLKDVQDDKNNELVETQQKLEEYRTDSRKKKRQVREKDDQISDLKDQVEKKSAESDRLSKRYENILAQLEEKTSSLELNRVDSKMMKERESQLAKVQAELERKNRECADMMNKYNAVSTEVQDLRAALEESSRRQNQHTDSLQTRDELVESLNSELSKLKRDCQTLERQSNDMSKELQDTKTTLRDSLQILDSQKSRVDEKDEQIHDLKKQLEKRNYDFEDMFIKCEDLTSELEHMKTTLEEHEDELDQEKAESDEKEAEIEDLKQVVAKKSGDCELLLKKYNELLAENDDLKAGVETGHELALLDQLEEKEEDIIKLREDLEDRTEDCEDLSDRIDDLEHQLVDAKAALVEAEHRANRQQNKERRTESVDVSTETDFDIPSSAVLPVKMDQIVQTFFVEQKQSRSLDSDYSSDINIIKSLRSKVKENEDKCDELDFMNIKLNEKVRALMEQYDGEIKSYGARIDDLVEKLRQEQIKKRRKQEMAVAMRGEAVGYSKDVERELLKVEQKIAQAETELIQQESTAEELENQIGSVELKLSSRKDEDEGMSSQEEGSCSTVSSPGVSDSEQDRDGTFEPISLFQDGQDYDNNNSNQFFSRIQGLHDKVAQSNAKLKEVLGMLDSSHEEEEEEDVTPASQEQTHDVRQRLAQCEQRLQSMTSRLQSNENSHQSSHASTPPLGHQTLRGVISTHESTLSVLQDCRNRLSESLHGLESYDNADTLNDCLEAIRETVTDMIHHAQSEESAIKDNRTTLLRTLQMAGEDVTDHLEEPLRSRSRPRTPEVVKNMTNAEKLDVYAENVALKSLIGGEASYINRHWREEFIQERDQYFEELRLATERIGELEDTVDYLTDALDEERSRGMMLKRQGSLDSYASLFSESMIHHGIAVSKLQSIEQQRGNERDRMLAEVQELNEKIARLEDALHKTRSEKQSNISGRSNNMARSVPELATVLSENITLEAQKSALMKEYQESMFTIREQQVKEFKVFHDRIQSMESKISELSDPNQLSRANSADNPLIKAAISRSQSEVGAKLESLLPPSLYEEDWSVYGQATSLVSKAMAQAELTVRINRLRDSLVNCTSKQEQLRVLDQEMDLAQTKLRSREKLMTEMVDSYKEKKINDLAQLISSNTLLPLSPVQSQFENGSIDELWSRIESHETSSVNKTNYNRVLSKLLGMVNKLAGLYRTLDMVGESSELQAKLEASVQQEVEVLTEELLLKCEETPSTEQAGIITEEFMHNMVYNLADILAQRSAIEAQFQYISDLQQKYKDERDSEIAPGLMSPEEMDSVSLPDAATENDPLSGGINSMADIINDLPSDEGEADLTIDLISPVLDIESLPRVDNDAVDGTEDGDSVFTTTTNSSDKSQVVEMFKERLQNVGKNTEAVRPRERRERNSRGSLSGERRGRSSTSSETSGVSESGAARGVRARVLDHSARSKSTPDVVINLEQSGFTPIGDSDSPRRSSDRQSRITVKRTPAMVVRRPPSPLRKATSQPSLVVGTPKSRRGTSPVRRRPASPARRGTSPVRRKTNPASRRPPSPISSAARRTSSAGRAKKPPTNLQPLSPIPSLPLRPRKKIVIKSLQAPKLPKKMPPMKMTPKKMEDRFVPSFSLHREPAPPGTEVQDIFK